Proteins encoded within one genomic window of Pygocentrus nattereri isolate fPygNat1 chromosome 7, fPygNat1.pri, whole genome shotgun sequence:
- the aamdc gene encoding mth938 domain-containing protein, with translation MSSPEIASLSWGHMKVKGCSSSYKDCKVWPGGSRAWDWRETGTDHYPGVQPADLEEILRKGVDMLVIGRGMSEALQVPPSTVEYVKKQGVDVKVLQTEKAVKEYNNLAGQGAKVGGVFHSTC, from the exons ATGTCATCCCCAGAAATTGCATCCTTGTCGTGGGGTCACATGAAGGTGAAGGGCTGCTCCTCTTCATATAAAGACTGCAAGGTGTGGCCAGGAGGCAGCCGGGCATGGGACTGGAGAGAGACTGGAACAGAT CATTATCCAGGTGTCCAGCCTGCTGACCTGGAGGAAATCCTGAGGAAAGGAGTTGACATGCTGGTCATAGGGAGAGGCATGAGCGAAGCACTGCAG GTGCCTCCGTCCACTGTGGAATATGTGAAGAAACAGGGTGTGGATGTGAAAGTGCTGCAGACTGAGAAGGCTGTGAAAGAATACAACAACCTGGCTGGACAGGGGGCTAAAGTAGGAGGAGTCTTCCACTCTACTTGCTGA